A single region of the Arthrobacter sp. zg-Y820 genome encodes:
- the sigJ gene encoding RNA polymerase sigma factor SigJ, with amino-acid sequence MAQGPEHNAGGRGGSDGLGGADLTRDANFLTHRGMVFTIAYDITGVVADAEDVVQETYLRWRAVPGPVENPRAYLARIAARQAMNLLRSAARRREEYPGEWLPEPLPTGPGAGAPGFTSDPETAALTAAEVSTAMLVVLQTLSGPERAAFVLHEVFGFGYPEIAEALDAGQPAVRQLVHRARERVRTGVPRTAPDAAEHRAVVGRFLEATLTGSVQALLDVLAPDVVLLSDGGGKANAALRPVHGPEKVARLMLGLASKYAAGAVPEFLELNGLPAVAFREEGTVTTVFQISLAGERVRGVYSMRNPDKLVHLQGPAVG; translated from the coding sequence ATGGCTCAAGGGCCCGAGCACAACGCGGGAGGCCGCGGCGGCAGCGATGGACTCGGCGGCGCGGACCTGACCCGCGACGCCAATTTCCTGACCCACCGGGGCATGGTGTTCACGATCGCCTACGACATCACCGGTGTGGTCGCCGATGCCGAGGACGTGGTGCAGGAAACCTATCTGCGGTGGCGCGCGGTGCCGGGCCCGGTGGAGAATCCGCGGGCATACCTGGCGCGGATCGCTGCGCGGCAGGCAATGAACCTCCTCCGGTCGGCGGCCCGGCGGCGGGAGGAGTATCCGGGGGAGTGGCTGCCCGAGCCGCTCCCCACCGGACCCGGCGCCGGAGCGCCGGGGTTCACCTCCGATCCGGAGACCGCAGCCCTGACCGCCGCGGAGGTTTCCACGGCCATGCTGGTGGTGCTGCAGACACTGAGCGGACCGGAACGGGCCGCCTTCGTCCTGCACGAGGTCTTCGGCTTCGGCTATCCGGAGATCGCCGAAGCACTGGATGCCGGCCAGCCGGCCGTGCGGCAGCTGGTGCACCGGGCACGGGAACGCGTGCGGACGGGAGTGCCGCGCACGGCGCCGGACGCCGCCGAGCACCGCGCCGTCGTCGGGCGCTTCCTGGAAGCCACCCTGACCGGTTCCGTTCAGGCGCTGCTGGATGTGCTGGCCCCGGATGTGGTGCTGCTGTCCGACGGCGGCGGCAAGGCCAACGCCGCGCTGCGTCCGGTGCACGGGCCGGAGAAGGTGGCCCGGCTGATGCTCGGGCTGGCCTCAAAGTACGCGGCCGGTGCGGTGCCGGAGTTCCTGGAACTCAACGGGCTGCCGGCAGTGGCCTTCCGGGAGGAGGGAACCGTCACCACTGTCTTCCAGATCAGCCTGGCCGGGGAACGGGTCCGCGGCGTTTACTCGATGCGGAATCCGGACAAGCTCGTCCACCTCCAGGGGCCCGCGGTAGGCTGA
- a CDS encoding MFS transporter yields the protein MSESRNRRAGRRAAAAPLTLWAAAAVVVLVALNLRAGATSVGPVLAELQSALGMGSALAGVLTALPGLTFAVVGALAVALARRAGLNGTIAAGVAIVAAGLLLRSVVDSAVPFLLLTALAFAGMAVGNILVPAFIKRHGGTRTALLNSVYGTTLAVGATLPLLIAAPLAASGPDGWQVSLRVWGATALVAVVPWTVIAFRGRRSRTESTGTDGGTEGLASAPDGGTAGLASDGGRLRLTSSRTAVALCVYFGVQSMNAYVQFGWVAQIYRDAGLSQTQAGFMMAIIAALGIPGGLIMPALVARAPGLRFYVAALAAATGAGYLGLLLAPDTVPWLWALLLGAGGFAFPTALALITGRSRDPRVTAELSGFCQPVGYLLAAVGPFAIGALHAATESWALPLIILIGFSVAMAAAGVAAAAPRFVDDQLSRNPAQGT from the coding sequence ATGAGTGAAAGCAGAAACCGGCGGGCCGGGCGCCGCGCAGCAGCGGCGCCCCTGACACTGTGGGCCGCGGCCGCCGTCGTCGTCCTTGTCGCATTGAACCTGCGGGCCGGCGCGACGTCGGTCGGGCCGGTGCTGGCGGAACTGCAGTCCGCGCTGGGGATGGGGTCCGCGCTGGCCGGAGTCCTGACGGCGCTGCCCGGGCTGACCTTCGCCGTCGTCGGTGCCCTGGCCGTTGCGTTGGCCCGGCGGGCCGGACTCAACGGAACCATTGCCGCGGGCGTGGCGATTGTCGCTGCGGGTCTGCTGCTGCGCTCGGTCGTGGATTCAGCCGTGCCGTTCCTGCTGCTGACGGCTCTGGCTTTTGCCGGCATGGCCGTGGGCAACATTCTTGTTCCCGCGTTCATCAAGCGGCACGGGGGAACGCGGACCGCTTTGCTGAACTCCGTCTACGGCACCACCTTGGCCGTCGGCGCAACACTGCCGCTGCTGATCGCGGCTCCGCTGGCGGCGAGCGGGCCGGACGGCTGGCAGGTCAGTCTCCGGGTCTGGGGTGCGACGGCACTGGTTGCCGTGGTGCCGTGGACCGTGATCGCGTTCCGCGGCCGGCGTTCGCGGACCGAAAGCACCGGCACTGACGGCGGCACCGAAGGGTTGGCGTCCGCGCCCGACGGCGGCACTGCAGGGTTGGCGTCCGACGGCGGCCGGCTGCGCCTGACCTCGTCGCGGACTGCCGTGGCGCTGTGCGTGTATTTCGGCGTGCAGTCCATGAACGCCTATGTCCAGTTTGGCTGGGTGGCGCAGATCTACCGGGACGCCGGACTCAGCCAGACACAGGCAGGTTTCATGATGGCGATCATTGCCGCGCTGGGAATTCCCGGCGGCCTGATCATGCCCGCCCTCGTGGCGCGGGCTCCGGGTCTCCGTTTTTATGTCGCCGCGCTGGCCGCCGCCACCGGAGCCGGTTATCTCGGTCTGCTGCTGGCCCCTGACACCGTGCCCTGGCTGTGGGCGCTGCTGCTCGGTGCCGGCGGTTTTGCCTTCCCGACTGCGCTGGCCCTCATTACGGGACGTTCCCGGGATCCGCGGGTGACGGCGGAACTTTCCGGTTTTTGCCAGCCGGTGGGCTACCTCCTGGCTGCCGTTGGGCCGTTTGCCATCGGTGCCCTGCACGCAGCGACGGAAAGCTGGGCCCTGCCGCTTATCATCCTGATCGGCTTCTCGGTGGCCATGGCCGCTGCCGGGGTGGCCGCAGCGGCCCCGCGGTTTGTGGATGACCAGCTGAGCCGGAATCCGGCCCAAGGGACCTAG
- a CDS encoding DUF4282 domain-containing protein: MLNFLDPSFKAFSAPLLIKLYYGLCTGLLTVAWLMMLIVGLLNNYVAGAIVLILGPVLVLFLLLGTRIVCEWIIATILIAENTEKLVELMGSTSAPAPAEGAMFGSGPLQRYLSAPPLRPTA; encoded by the coding sequence ATGCTCAATTTTCTTGATCCGTCATTCAAGGCTTTTTCTGCGCCGCTCCTGATTAAGCTGTATTACGGTCTGTGCACCGGGCTGCTCACGGTGGCTTGGCTGATGATGCTCATAGTGGGGCTGCTGAACAATTACGTGGCCGGCGCAATTGTGCTGATCCTGGGTCCTGTTCTTGTTCTTTTCCTGCTGCTTGGAACGCGGATTGTTTGCGAGTGGATTATCGCCACAATTTTGATTGCTGAGAATACCGAGAAGCTCGTGGAATTGATGGGTTCGACGTCAGCGCCTGCGCCTGCCGAAGGGGCAATGTTTGGCAGCGGGCCGCTGCAGCGTTACCTGTCCGCTCCGCCGCTGCGGCCTACGGCGTGA
- a CDS encoding GatB/YqeY domain-containing protein, whose translation MTLKEQLQADVKAHMKAGNRTALMTVRNVLGEIETREKSGKTPVELDDVQVLALLQKEAAKRRDTAGIYLDAGEKERATAEITEAEIIEAYLPAPLTAADVETIVDDVITELKAAGTELSMRQMGAVMKPVTAKVAGRFDGKAVSEIVRSRLA comes from the coding sequence ATGACACTCAAAGAGCAGCTCCAGGCAGACGTAAAGGCCCACATGAAGGCGGGCAACCGCACCGCACTGATGACGGTGCGCAACGTGCTCGGTGAGATCGAGACCCGGGAGAAGTCAGGAAAGACGCCCGTGGAGCTCGACGACGTGCAGGTCCTTGCCCTGCTGCAGAAGGAAGCGGCCAAGCGGCGCGACACCGCCGGCATCTACCTCGACGCCGGCGAGAAGGAGCGCGCCACGGCCGAGATCACTGAGGCGGAAATCATCGAGGCGTACCTGCCCGCGCCGCTGACCGCCGCTGATGTCGAGACCATCGTGGACGACGTCATTACCGAGCTGAAAGCAGCCGGCACGGAACTGTCGATGCGCCAGATGGGTGCGGTTATGAAGCCCGTGACGGCCAAAGTGGCCGGACGCTTTGACGGCAAGGCCGTCAGCGAGATCGTCCGCAGCCGCCTCGCCTGA
- a CDS encoding aminoacyl-tRNA hydrolase, whose product MQPSDTVQPIVLLVDKEDPAAHLDAVAAAAAASVSAYARRESDDAWENWVFGRFTKTVRRAGPKAFEKLAAHAPSGTVVVGQAKAVAFEPVTYEEMPKALRALQVSGTQLPDGEPAPGTADAPVIVLNADLEMSTGKAGAQAAHALLTWYLTLSTEERISWCDGGCRARVRPAAGADFSALAAAAGAGPLIVDAGLTEIAPNTATAFVAAPVAPAAPAT is encoded by the coding sequence ATGCAACCCAGTGACACCGTCCAGCCGATAGTCCTGCTCGTGGATAAGGAGGACCCCGCCGCGCATCTTGACGCCGTGGCTGCGGCAGCAGCGGCCAGCGTGAGCGCGTACGCGCGGCGGGAAAGTGATGACGCGTGGGAAAACTGGGTGTTTGGGCGGTTCACGAAGACGGTCCGCCGGGCCGGACCGAAGGCCTTTGAGAAGCTGGCCGCCCACGCGCCGTCGGGGACCGTCGTCGTCGGCCAGGCAAAGGCCGTCGCCTTTGAACCGGTAACTTACGAGGAGATGCCCAAGGCGCTGCGGGCGCTGCAGGTCTCCGGCACCCAACTGCCCGACGGTGAGCCGGCCCCCGGCACTGCGGACGCTCCGGTGATTGTCCTGAACGCGGACTTGGAAATGTCCACGGGCAAGGCAGGCGCCCAGGCAGCCCACGCGCTGCTCACCTGGTATCTGACGCTTTCCACGGAGGAGCGGATCAGCTGGTGCGACGGCGGCTGCCGGGCCAGGGTCCGGCCAGCCGCCGGGGCCGACTTTTCGGCGCTCGCCGCTGCTGCCGGTGCGGGGCCGCTGATCGTGGATGCCGGCCTGACCGAGATCGCTCCCAATACGGCCACCGCGTTTGTGGCGGCCCCGGTGGCCCCCGCGGCCCCCGCGACGTAG
- a CDS encoding bifunctional 4-hydroxy-2-oxoglutarate aldolase/2-dehydro-3-deoxy-phosphogluconate aldolase, giving the protein MSTPAAPFNFRRVPLSGALLRTRIIAVLRAQDSSRMNAAADILVANGIRCLEVATTTKGALDAVERLAGRLPAGVDVGLGTVMTPGEALRAADAGARFIVAPHTATDVIHAARNLGLASHPGALTPSEIQLAWRAGASAVTLFPAGPLGTAYLAAVLAPLPHIDVIPAGSLSLAETAGWLAAGATAVGLGGSLLGDALSPGGDLDALAERTRRVCAAAESVPRRDASAEQ; this is encoded by the coding sequence ATGAGCACCCCGGCCGCCCCGTTCAACTTCCGCCGGGTTCCCCTGAGCGGCGCCCTGCTGCGGACGCGGATTATTGCCGTCCTCCGCGCCCAGGATTCGAGCCGGATGAACGCAGCGGCAGACATTCTGGTGGCCAACGGCATCCGCTGCCTGGAAGTGGCAACGACCACCAAGGGAGCCCTCGACGCCGTCGAACGCCTCGCCGGACGGCTGCCGGCCGGAGTCGATGTCGGGTTGGGGACCGTGATGACGCCCGGTGAGGCACTGCGGGCGGCCGATGCCGGCGCACGGTTTATCGTCGCCCCGCACACCGCCACCGATGTCATCCATGCTGCCCGGAACCTGGGGCTGGCCAGCCATCCCGGCGCCCTGACCCCCAGCGAAATCCAGCTCGCTTGGCGGGCGGGGGCCAGCGCGGTCACGCTGTTTCCCGCCGGCCCCCTCGGAACGGCCTATCTTGCCGCCGTCCTGGCGCCGCTTCCGCACATTGATGTGATCCCCGCCGGTTCCCTCAGCCTCGCTGAAACGGCCGGCTGGCTTGCTGCGGGTGCCACAGCCGTCGGGCTCGGCGGATCCCTCCTGGGCGATGCGCTGTCCCCGGGCGGAGACCTGGATGCCCTGGCCGAACGGACCCGGCGGGTCTGCGCGGCCGCCGAAAGCGTTCCGCGCAGGGACGCGTCGGCAGAGCAGTGA
- a CDS encoding PLP-dependent cysteine synthase family protein, with translation MTISQDPNRRWSDDAIRRIEAEGNRSADTHLFEIPVPAGWSVKVYLKDESTHRTGSLKHRLARSLFLFGLVNGWITRGMTIVEASSGSTAVSEAYFAQLLDLPFIAVMPRTTSAEKIALIEQYNGSCHFVDDPSQVYAAAEEIARSTGGHYMDQFTYAERATDWRGNNNIAESIYGQLALEESPVPEWIVVGAGTGGTSATLGRYIRYHRHATRLAVVDPENSVFYPAWQNPGVPAVGGPSRIEGIGRPRLEPSFVPAVIDHMIRVPDAASVAAARHLFDLAGLFAGPSTGTNLWGVWQLAAQMEAEGRTGSIVSLMCDSGDRYAASYGDDDWLAARGLDPAPATAVLAELFETGRWPA, from the coding sequence GTGACTATTTCCCAGGATCCGAACCGCCGCTGGTCAGACGACGCGATCCGGCGGATCGAGGCCGAAGGCAACCGTTCAGCTGACACCCACCTGTTTGAGATTCCGGTTCCGGCCGGCTGGTCGGTAAAGGTGTACCTCAAAGACGAATCCACGCACCGCACCGGCAGCCTCAAGCACAGGCTCGCCCGGTCCCTGTTCCTCTTTGGCCTGGTCAACGGCTGGATCACCCGCGGCATGACCATCGTGGAGGCCTCCAGCGGCTCCACCGCGGTCTCGGAGGCCTACTTCGCGCAGCTGCTGGATCTGCCGTTCATCGCCGTCATGCCCCGCACCACCAGCGCGGAGAAAATCGCCCTGATCGAGCAGTACAACGGGTCGTGCCACTTCGTTGACGATCCGTCGCAGGTCTATGCGGCCGCCGAGGAGATTGCGCGCAGCACCGGCGGCCACTACATGGACCAGTTCACCTATGCGGAACGGGCCACCGACTGGCGCGGGAACAACAACATTGCGGAGTCCATCTACGGGCAGCTCGCCCTGGAGGAGTCTCCGGTGCCCGAGTGGATCGTCGTGGGCGCCGGCACCGGCGGCACCAGTGCAACGCTCGGCCGCTACATCCGCTATCACCGCCACGCCACCCGGCTGGCAGTGGTGGATCCGGAAAACTCGGTGTTCTACCCGGCGTGGCAGAATCCCGGGGTGCCCGCCGTCGGCGGCCCCTCCCGGATCGAGGGAATCGGCCGGCCGCGCCTGGAACCCAGCTTTGTGCCGGCTGTCATCGACCACATGATCCGGGTTCCCGACGCAGCCTCGGTGGCCGCGGCCCGGCACCTCTTCGACCTTGCCGGCCTGTTTGCCGGGCCCTCCACCGGCACCAACCTTTGGGGCGTGTGGCAGTTGGCGGCCCAGATGGAAGCCGAGGGCCGGACCGGAAGCATCGTGTCCCTGATGTGCGATTCCGGGGACCGGTACGCTGCCTCCTACGGCGACGACGACTGGCTGGCTGCCCGCGGCTTGGATCCCGCTCCGGCAACGGCAGTGCTGGCCGAGCTCTTCGAGACCGGCCGCTGGCCGGCCTAG
- a CDS encoding DUF1684 domain-containing protein — protein sequence MRNPTDEALAEWRRFRSDRDRELGQEHGWLTLTSLHWLTADPAPVEHVPGLWSGSEAKAVLSASVEDGLTLAAAGTPVDGTVTATLADEESLLWVRFGGSDGGQVVVELARRGGRYAIRTRDAASPVFTGFRGVPTFEFRPDLVVDARFDAYPRPVDVPIRTASPAVDGVHRTVGELALRLPGAEKEYRLQLSADGPDRLELTFHDPTNNQSTAGWRKVAFAAPQPGTSAVTVDFNRAVNYPSAFTPYGTCPMPVGSNIIGVPVEAGEKLPEAPPAGR from the coding sequence ATGCGCAACCCCACGGATGAGGCTTTGGCAGAGTGGCGCCGCTTCCGCAGCGACCGTGACCGCGAGCTGGGGCAGGAGCACGGCTGGCTGACGCTGACATCACTGCACTGGCTGACGGCGGATCCTGCGCCGGTGGAACACGTCCCGGGGCTTTGGTCCGGCTCTGAGGCGAAAGCCGTGCTGTCGGCATCTGTGGAGGACGGACTCACCCTGGCAGCCGCGGGAACTCCGGTTGACGGTACCGTCACGGCAACGCTCGCCGACGAGGAATCGCTGCTGTGGGTCCGCTTCGGCGGCAGCGACGGCGGACAGGTTGTGGTGGAGCTGGCCCGGCGGGGCGGACGCTACGCGATTCGGACCCGTGATGCGGCATCGCCGGTGTTCACCGGATTCCGCGGAGTGCCCACCTTCGAGTTCCGCCCGGATCTGGTCGTCGATGCACGCTTCGACGCTTATCCCCGTCCGGTGGACGTTCCGATCCGGACCGCTTCCCCCGCCGTGGACGGAGTGCACCGGACGGTGGGTGAACTGGCTCTCCGGCTCCCCGGGGCAGAGAAGGAATACCGGCTGCAGCTGAGCGCCGACGGTCCGGACCGGCTGGAGCTCACCTTCCACGATCCGACCAACAACCAGAGCACCGCCGGTTGGCGCAAAGTCGCTTTCGCCGCGCCTCAGCCGGGAACGTCAGCGGTCACTGTGGATTTCAATCGTGCGGTGAACTATCCAAGCGCGTTCACGCCGTACGGCACCTGCCCCATGCCGGTGGGCAGCAACATCATCGGGGTACCCGTCGAAGCCGGGGAAAAACTGCCCGAGGCGCCTCCGGCTGGCCGATGA
- a CDS encoding dihydrofolate reductase family protein, whose product MGQLIYSAITSLDGYVADETGSFDWSVPDEEVHAFVNDLERNYGIHLYGRRLYEVLVAWETMPLAGEPAVLQDYARIWQASEKVVFSRSLREVGSANTRLESEFDPAAVRRLKAASDRDLAVGGPMLAGQALRAGLVDELHQLLSPVVVGGGKAFLPAGLRLDLKLLDERRFGNGVVFLRYAVLN is encoded by the coding sequence ATGGGCCAGCTGATCTATTCCGCCATCACCTCGCTGGACGGCTACGTGGCCGACGAGACCGGCAGTTTTGACTGGAGTGTTCCGGACGAGGAAGTCCACGCCTTCGTCAACGATCTGGAACGGAACTACGGCATCCACCTCTACGGACGGAGACTGTACGAGGTGTTGGTGGCGTGGGAAACCATGCCGCTTGCCGGCGAACCTGCCGTGCTGCAGGACTATGCCCGGATCTGGCAGGCCTCGGAAAAGGTGGTCTTCTCCCGGTCGCTGAGGGAGGTGGGCAGCGCCAACACCCGGTTGGAATCCGAATTCGATCCGGCCGCCGTGCGCCGCCTCAAAGCCGCTTCGGACCGGGATCTGGCGGTGGGCGGCCCAATGCTGGCCGGGCAGGCGCTCCGGGCGGGGCTGGTGGATGAGCTGCATCAGCTGCTCTCGCCCGTCGTCGTGGGCGGCGGCAAGGCCTTCCTGCCCGCAGGGCTGCGGCTGGACCTGAAGCTGCTCGACGAGCGGCGGTTCGGCAACGGCGTGGTATTCCTCCGCTACGCGGTACTGAACTGA
- a CDS encoding acetyl-CoA hydrolase/transferase family protein: MHDRIHHEGLLQRRMSAEQAAALIRPGMTVAMSGFTGAGYPKAVPQALAVQMEEAHARGEEFQIKVLTGASTAPELDGVLAKAGGMELRLPYQSDPTLRKRINDGELEYIDIHLGHVAQYTWFGFYGHVDLAVIEVVGINEDGSLIPSSSVGNNKTWIEQADKIILEVNVQQSAQMDGMHDVYYGTALPPHRKPIMLVNPDDRIGEPYLRLDPDKVIAVVETDAPDRMTPFAAPDETSQQIAAHLIDFFGDEIKAGRLTDKLLPLQSGVGNIANAVLGGLASSGYTGLTAYTEVIQDGMLHLIRDGVIRVASATSFSLSPAGIEEFNSNIEFYRKRIILRTQEISNHPELIRRLGCIAMNGMIEADLYGNVNSTHVAGTAMMNGIGGSGDFARNGFLSAFLSPSTAKGGKISGIVPMVSHVDHTEHDTMLVVTERGLADLRGLSPKQRARTIIDKCAHPDFQPLLQDYFDRACRESFGKHTPHLLDEALSWHQRFVETGDSRVQTPASA, encoded by the coding sequence ATGCACGACCGGATTCACCACGAAGGACTGCTTCAGCGCAGAATGTCTGCCGAGCAGGCAGCGGCGCTTATTAGACCTGGCATGACTGTGGCGATGAGCGGTTTCACCGGAGCCGGCTATCCCAAGGCCGTGCCCCAGGCTCTCGCCGTGCAGATGGAAGAGGCGCATGCCCGCGGCGAGGAATTCCAGATCAAGGTCCTTACCGGCGCCTCCACCGCTCCCGAGCTCGACGGCGTGCTCGCGAAGGCCGGCGGCATGGAACTGCGGCTGCCGTACCAGTCCGATCCGACGCTGCGGAAGCGGATTAACGACGGCGAACTCGAGTACATCGACATCCACCTCGGGCATGTGGCCCAGTACACCTGGTTCGGCTTCTACGGCCACGTGGACCTGGCGGTGATCGAGGTCGTTGGCATCAACGAAGATGGCTCCCTCATTCCGTCCTCCTCCGTGGGCAACAACAAGACCTGGATCGAACAGGCGGACAAGATCATCCTGGAGGTCAACGTCCAGCAGTCGGCCCAGATGGACGGCATGCACGACGTCTACTACGGAACGGCACTGCCGCCGCACCGCAAGCCGATCATGCTGGTCAACCCGGATGACCGGATCGGGGAGCCCTACCTGCGGCTGGACCCGGACAAGGTGATCGCCGTCGTCGAGACCGATGCCCCGGACCGGATGACGCCCTTCGCCGCCCCGGACGAAACCTCCCAGCAGATCGCCGCCCACCTGATCGATTTCTTCGGCGACGAGATCAAGGCCGGCCGGCTGACCGACAAGCTGCTGCCGCTGCAGTCCGGTGTCGGCAACATCGCCAACGCCGTCCTCGGCGGGCTGGCCTCCTCCGGCTATACCGGGCTGACCGCCTACACCGAAGTCATCCAGGACGGGATGCTGCACCTGATCCGCGACGGCGTGATCCGCGTGGCCTCCGCCACCTCCTTCTCGCTGAGCCCGGCCGGAATCGAAGAGTTCAACTCCAACATCGAGTTCTACCGCAAGCGCATCATCCTGCGCACCCAGGAGATCTCCAACCATCCTGAACTGATCCGCCGGCTCGGCTGCATCGCCATGAACGGCATGATCGAGGCGGACCTCTACGGCAACGTGAACTCCACCCATGTGGCTGGCACCGCCATGATGAACGGGATCGGCGGCTCCGGCGACTTTGCCCGCAACGGGTTCCTCTCCGCCTTCCTGTCCCCGAGCACTGCCAAGGGCGGCAAAATCTCGGGCATCGTGCCGATGGTCAGCCATGTGGACCACACCGAGCACGACACCATGCTGGTTGTCACCGAACGCGGTCTCGCGGACCTGCGCGGGCTCTCGCCCAAACAGCGCGCGCGGACCATCATCGACAAGTGTGCACACCCGGACTTCCAGCCCCTGCTGCAGGACTACTTCGACCGGGCCTGCCGGGAGAGCTTCGGCAAGCACACCCCGCACCTGCTCGACGAAGCACTGTCCTGGCACCAGCGGTTCGTGGAAACCGGGGACAGCCGCGTCCAGACACCGGCCTCCGCCTGA
- a CDS encoding FAD-dependent oxidoreductase, with amino-acid sequence MRTTAVVAGGGYAGVLAANRLAAAARPGLDVVLVNPGKRFVERIRLHEYTAGTRKDPTVTFESVLHPAIRQVRDAAVRIHTADRTVQLAGGGQLPYDYLVYAVGSGAARVPEGALAIEQLEGATAARTELEALAPGEHVAVVGGGLTAIETAAEIARGYPQLRVSLHASSVPGPHLGAPARQGLERSLRRASVDLHTGTSVSAIGDMRASLDAAVVLWSAGFGVPDLAAVSGLPVDDAGRLRVDPALRVPGADRIYGAGDAAVITGSGYAYLRMSCAAAMPMGADAATNILRSLDGRPAVLHDSGFGGQCVSLGRSDGMVQFVAADDTPLRLHLHGRTAAVLKEIICRMTLRWIRSEAKRSGAYTWLKGPSTTREAAAAAMDSAART; translated from the coding sequence ATGCGCACCACAGCAGTTGTTGCAGGCGGCGGATATGCAGGAGTCCTGGCGGCGAATCGGCTGGCCGCCGCGGCAAGGCCCGGGCTCGACGTCGTCCTGGTAAACCCGGGAAAACGCTTCGTGGAGCGGATCAGGCTGCACGAATACACCGCCGGCACCCGCAAGGATCCCACCGTAACCTTCGAATCGGTGCTGCATCCGGCCATCCGCCAGGTTCGGGACGCCGCAGTCCGTATCCATACCGCGGATCGGACCGTGCAGCTGGCCGGCGGCGGGCAGCTGCCGTATGACTACCTGGTGTACGCGGTGGGCTCGGGCGCGGCGCGGGTTCCGGAAGGTGCGCTCGCAATTGAACAGCTGGAAGGCGCGACAGCGGCGCGCACCGAACTGGAAGCCCTGGCACCGGGAGAACACGTGGCGGTGGTGGGCGGCGGCCTTACGGCCATCGAGACGGCAGCGGAAATCGCCCGCGGCTACCCTCAGCTGCGGGTCAGCCTGCACGCCTCGAGTGTGCCGGGCCCGCACTTGGGGGCACCGGCCAGGCAGGGTCTGGAGCGGAGCCTGCGCCGCGCTTCAGTGGACCTGCACACCGGCACCTCCGTTTCGGCAATCGGCGACATGCGCGCGAGCCTGGATGCCGCCGTCGTGCTTTGGAGCGCCGGTTTTGGTGTTCCGGACCTTGCGGCGGTCAGCGGCCTGCCGGTCGACGATGCCGGCCGGCTGCGCGTGGATCCGGCCCTGCGGGTGCCCGGAGCGGACCGGATCTACGGTGCCGGAGATGCTGCGGTGATCACCGGCAGCGGTTACGCCTACCTGCGGATGAGCTGCGCAGCGGCGATGCCGATGGGCGCAGACGCGGCCACCAATATCCTTCGGTCGCTGGATGGCCGGCCGGCAGTCCTGCACGACAGCGGATTCGGCGGCCAGTGCGTTAGTCTGGGCCGCAGCGACGGCATGGTCCAGTTTGTCGCCGCGGATGACACGCCGCTCCGCCTGCATTTGCACGGCAGGACGGCGGCGGTCCTGAAGGAGATTATCTGCCGGATGACGCTGCGCTGGATCCGCAGCGAAGCCAAACGGAGCGGAGCGTACACATGGCTCAAGGGCCCGAGCACAACGCGGGAGGCCGCGGCGGCAGCGATGGACTCGGCGGCGCGGACCTGA
- a CDS encoding RNA-binding S4 domain-containing protein gives MTIPASTSKSVRVDAWLWAIRAYKTRSAATAACRAGHVRLNGNPAKAAQPVQPGDTIRVRQPGFERILEVRQLIAKRVGAEPASHCFTDHTPPRPVGPALGVPLRDRGAGRPTKKDRREIDRLRGDR, from the coding sequence ATGACCATTCCAGCCAGCACCTCAAAATCCGTCCGCGTGGATGCCTGGTTGTGGGCCATCAGGGCCTACAAGACCAGGTCCGCCGCCACTGCCGCCTGCCGGGCCGGCCATGTCCGGCTCAACGGCAACCCGGCCAAGGCCGCCCAGCCGGTGCAGCCGGGAGACACCATCCGGGTACGCCAGCCGGGTTTCGAAAGAATTCTGGAAGTCCGCCAGCTGATCGCCAAGCGGGTTGGGGCCGAGCCAGCCTCCCACTGCTTTACCGATCACACGCCGCCGCGGCCCGTGGGCCCTGCCCTGGGCGTTCCCCTGCGGGACCGGGGCGCGGGGCGCCCCACCAAGAAGGACCGCCGCGAGATCGACAGGCTGCGCGGGGACCGCTAA